In Zea mays cultivar B73 chromosome 7, Zm-B73-REFERENCE-NAM-5.0, whole genome shotgun sequence, the following proteins share a genomic window:
- the LOC100272824 gene encoding Hydroxymethylglutaryl-CoA synthase-like: MDRKDVGILAMDIYFPPSCVQQEALEAHDGASKGKYTIGLGQDCMAFCSEVEDVISMSLTVVNSLLKKYKIDPKLIGRLEVGSETVIDKSKSIKTWLMQIFEESDNTDIEGVDSSNACYGGTAALLNCVNWVESNSWDGRYGLVVCTDSAVYAEGPARPTGGAAAIAMLIGPNAPISFESKYRASHMAHVYDFYKPDLASEYPVVDGKLSQTCYLMALDSCYRQFCNKYEKIAGKQFSISDAEYFVFHSPYNKLVQKSFARLYYNDFMRNCSYVDDDAKEKLQSFSNLTGEESYQSRDLEKASQQVAKHLYGIKVQPTTLLPKQIGNMYTASLYAALASVLYNKHDSLNGQRIVMFSYGSGLTSTMFSLRLNNGQHPFSLSNIGSVLGVTEKLQSRHETLPEKFVETLKLMEHRYGAKDFETSSDTSLLQPGTFYLTKVDSMYRRFYSQKPAEEIGGGKTKCCNGFANGH; the protein is encoded by the exons ATGGACCGCAAGGATGTCGGGATCCTCGCCATGGACATCTACTTCCCGCCCTCCTGCGTGCAGCAG GAAGCACTTGAGGCCCATGATGGGGCGAGCAAAGGCAAGTACACCATTGGGCTTGGGCAAGATTGCATGGCCTTTTGCAGCGAGGTGGAGGATGTCATCTCAATGAG TTTGACGGTTGTCAATTCTCTGCTGAAAAAATACAAGATTGATCCCAAGCTAATTGGTCGCTTGGAGGTGGGAAGTGAAACAGTTATAGACAAAAGCAAATCCATCAAAACTTGGCTGATGCAGATTTTTGAG GAAAGTGATAATACTGACATTGAAGGTGTTGACTCCAGCAATGCATGTTATGGTGGGACAGCAGCCCTACTGAATTGTGTGAATTGGGTCGAAAGTAACTCCTGGGATGGCCGTTATGGTCTTGTCGTTTGCACGGACAGCGCG GTTTATGCGGAAGGACCAGCTCGTCCAACAGGAGGTGCTGCTGCTATAGCAATGCTCATTGGTCCTAATGCTCCGATTTCCTTCGAGAGCAAATATAGAGCTTCTCATATGGCTCATGTTTATGATTTCTACAAACCTGATCTTGCAAGTGAATATCCG GTTGTTGATGGTAAATTATCCCAAACATGCTACCTGATGGCTCTTGACTCATGCTACAGACAGTTCTGCAACAA GTATGAGAAGATTGCGGGTAAACAATTCTCAATTTCAGATGCAGAATATTTTGTGTTCCATTCTCCATACAACAAG CTCGTGCAGAAGAGTTTTGCTCGACTTTACTACAATGACTTCATGCGCAACTGCAG CTATGTTGATGATGATGCTAAAGAGAAGCTCCAGTCCTTTTCAAATTTGACTGGTGAAGAGAGCTACCAGAGTCGCGACTTGGAAAAG GCCTCACAACAGGTCGCAAAGCACCTGTATGGCATCAAAGTTCAGCCAACGACTCTGCTTCCGAAACAGATCGGCAACATGTATACGGCATCCCTTTATGCTGCATTGGCATCTGTGCTATATAACAAGCATGATAGTCTG AATGGACAAAGAATTGTGATGTTCTCTTACGGCAGCGGCTTGACATCCACTATGTTTTCGTTGAGGCTAAACAATGGCCAGCATCCCTTCAGTCTATCAAACATAGGTTCAGTTCTTGGTGTCACCGAGAAGCTTCAGTCAAGACATGAG ACCTTGCCTGAGAAATTCGTTGAGACGCTGAAGCTGATGGAACACCGatacggcgcaaaagacttcgagaCGAGCAGCGACACGAGTCTCCTGCAGCCGGGCACATTCTACCTCACCAAGGTGGACTCCATGTACCGGAGGTTCTATTCCCAGAAGCCGGCCGAGGAAATAGGCGGCGGTAAAACCAAGTGCTGCAACGGCTTCGCAAATGGCCACTAG